The following are encoded together in the Acidicapsa ligni genome:
- a CDS encoding AI-2E family transporter — MPKDEEFRNRAAFVLLLTTAFGLALTFLWIGRVIFLLLFASIIGAVFLSAVAEWIHNRFKIKTGVALSGFILVAFAVIALLIWIQGPNAALQFADLETELPAAARQLLAQMQSHQWGQWILHQTPGADQISSGFSFAISHIGGIVVSSATVLAGVLIVFILSIYFASEPGIYYAGLRHVTPIHHRPKLDACAASVVKILRSWVLAKLISMAMVGILISIGLWIVGVPLAGTLGIIAALMTFIPNVGPIISVIPAALLALAKNPTTGLLAILVFAIVFTLEGYLVTPLLERNIVRLPPALTLIMQLLLAAIAGPVGVALAAPIAAAILGILSVLVPEDTTDPDDPSVVDARLRIAAGQPLSR; from the coding sequence TTGCCAAAAGATGAAGAGTTCAGGAACCGCGCCGCATTTGTGCTGCTGCTGACTACCGCCTTTGGCTTGGCGCTGACCTTTCTTTGGATTGGCAGAGTCATTTTTCTTCTGCTGTTTGCCTCTATCATTGGCGCAGTTTTTCTCTCCGCTGTTGCTGAATGGATCCACAATCGCTTCAAAATCAAGACGGGCGTGGCCCTGTCCGGATTTATTCTCGTCGCTTTTGCCGTGATCGCACTGCTGATCTGGATTCAAGGTCCGAATGCCGCGCTTCAATTCGCCGATCTGGAGACGGAGCTACCAGCGGCTGCTCGCCAACTGCTGGCCCAGATGCAAAGCCACCAGTGGGGACAATGGATTTTGCACCAGACGCCTGGAGCCGATCAGATTTCGAGCGGATTCAGCTTTGCGATCTCGCACATCGGCGGCATCGTCGTCAGCTCCGCAACGGTACTTGCCGGCGTTCTGATTGTCTTCATCCTCAGCATCTATTTTGCGTCTGAACCAGGCATTTATTACGCCGGGTTACGCCACGTGACGCCGATACACCATCGTCCCAAGCTCGACGCATGCGCGGCCAGCGTAGTCAAAATTCTGCGCTCCTGGGTGCTTGCCAAACTGATCTCCATGGCCATGGTCGGCATTCTGATCAGCATCGGCTTGTGGATTGTTGGCGTGCCGCTTGCCGGTACCCTGGGCATCATTGCGGCGTTGATGACCTTTATCCCCAATGTGGGGCCAATCATCTCTGTTATTCCCGCTGCGTTACTCGCACTGGCCAAAAATCCAACCACAGGGCTTCTGGCGATTCTGGTCTTTGCGATTGTCTTTACGCTTGAGGGCTACCTGGTCACGCCGTTGCTTGAGCGCAACATCGTTCGACTTCCGCCTGCACTCACCCTGATCATGCAGTTGTTGCTTGCAGCCATCGCAGGTCCCGTCGGCGTGGCGCTTGCCGCGCCCATTGCTGCGGCGATTCTGGGCATCCTGTCCGTGCTGGTGCCGGAGGATACAACCGACCCGGACGACCCCTCGGTAGTCGATGCCCGACTGCGCATAGCGGCGGGGCAACCACTCAGCCGCTGA
- a CDS encoding leucyl aminopeptidase: MKTQLIFATPAQIETELLVVIAADAQTAKGPDARPEPILLTGDAAVKSAANAVLTSGEFKADANETLLLHAPAGISAKRLLLVGVGKATKATAHAIRSAVGTSVRFAKPRGIRAVTFALPETPSLPPGPNSRAAIEGALLADYDPDTYRSDRKDQGVHSFTLAASGAENASVKAGYAEGIIVAESQNFARELVNEPGNKLTPTILGQRAAAMAAANGLKSEVYSTEKLHELKMGAFWSVSQGSEEPPALIVLTYEPEGYDPKTYTGPVLGLVGKGITFDTGGISIKPADKMELMKYDMAGSAAMLGAMAAIGRIKPKVKVISVVCSAENMPDGKAQKPGDVQTAMPFSADEPGKTIEIINTDAEGRLVLADGLTYARQLGCTHLIDAATLTGACVVALGPVNAGGFSNNDETFEKLNKALDISGEKVWRLPLGDEYYDQIRSDIADIKNTGGRWGGAVTAAEFLHVFAGETPWIHLDIAGMAWYEDTKPFIAKGPSGFGVRSILEWVRSYE, encoded by the coding sequence ATGAAGACACAACTGATCTTTGCGACTCCCGCTCAAATTGAGACCGAACTGCTGGTTGTAATCGCCGCCGACGCGCAGACCGCCAAGGGTCCAGACGCCAGGCCCGAACCCATTTTGCTGACCGGTGACGCTGCGGTCAAATCCGCTGCCAACGCCGTGCTGACCTCCGGCGAGTTCAAAGCCGACGCAAATGAAACTCTTCTGTTGCATGCCCCTGCCGGCATCTCCGCCAAACGCCTGCTGCTCGTCGGCGTAGGCAAGGCCACAAAAGCAACCGCGCACGCAATCCGCAGTGCCGTCGGAACCTCGGTTCGTTTTGCCAAGCCTCGCGGAATTCGCGCTGTCACCTTCGCGCTGCCGGAAACACCCTCTCTGCCACCCGGCCCTAACTCCCGCGCTGCCATCGAGGGCGCCCTGCTGGCCGACTACGATCCGGATACCTATCGCTCCGATCGCAAGGACCAGGGCGTCCACTCCTTCACGCTGGCCGCATCGGGAGCGGAAAATGCCTCGGTCAAAGCAGGCTATGCCGAGGGCATTATCGTCGCGGAAAGCCAGAACTTCGCTCGCGAACTGGTCAATGAGCCGGGCAACAAGCTCACACCGACGATCCTCGGTCAGCGCGCTGCTGCCATGGCCGCCGCTAACGGGCTCAAATCCGAGGTCTACTCGACGGAAAAACTGCACGAGCTGAAGATGGGTGCATTCTGGAGCGTCTCCCAGGGTTCAGAAGAGCCGCCTGCCCTGATCGTTCTCACGTACGAGCCTGAAGGCTACGATCCCAAAACTTATACCGGCCCAGTCCTCGGCCTGGTCGGCAAAGGCATCACCTTCGATACTGGCGGAATCTCCATCAAGCCCGCCGATAAAATGGAGCTGATGAAGTACGATATGGCCGGTTCAGCCGCCATGCTCGGCGCAATGGCCGCTATCGGACGCATCAAGCCCAAGGTCAAGGTCATCAGCGTCGTTTGCTCCGCAGAAAACATGCCTGACGGCAAAGCGCAGAAGCCGGGCGACGTGCAGACTGCAATGCCCTTCTCTGCCGACGAGCCGGGCAAGACCATCGAGATCATCAACACGGACGCTGAAGGCCGCCTGGTGCTCGCAGACGGGCTGACCTACGCACGCCAACTTGGCTGCACTCATCTCATCGATGCAGCGACACTCACCGGCGCTTGCGTTGTGGCGCTCGGCCCGGTCAACGCTGGCGGTTTTTCGAACAACGACGAGACCTTTGAGAAGCTAAATAAGGCCCTCGATATCTCCGGCGAAAAAGTATGGCGCCTGCCTCTCGGCGACGAATACTACGATCAGATCCGCTCCGACATTGCCGATATCAAAAACACAGGCGGCCGCTGGGGCGGTGCTGTCACCGCTGCTGAATTCCTCCACGTGTTCGCGGGCGAAACCCCCTGGATCCACCTCGACATCGCCGGAATGGCCTGGTACGAAGACACCAAACCCTTCATCGCCAAAGGCCCCAGCGGCTTCGGCGTCCGCAGCATACTTGAATGGGTCCGCAGCTACGAATGA
- a CDS encoding type II secretion system protein translates to MRRFLHLRFFRIRHARRSEAGLTLVELIVTVAILGILASVAVPIARFKIQREKERELRYDLWQMRDAIDHYKDAADRGAFQTKVDSQNYPPDLEELTKGIDVQGKKVRFLRKIPVDPMTGKAEWGLHSMQDDPKSDSYGGQSVFDVYSKSTGTALDGTKYSDW, encoded by the coding sequence ATGCGACGGTTTCTTCATCTCCGGTTTTTCCGCATCAGGCATGCGCGGCGCAGCGAAGCCGGATTGACGCTGGTGGAGTTGATCGTGACCGTCGCCATCCTGGGGATTCTGGCTTCAGTTGCTGTTCCTATTGCTCGATTCAAGATTCAGCGCGAGAAAGAACGCGAGTTGCGCTATGACCTGTGGCAGATGCGTGACGCGATCGACCACTACAAGGATGCGGCCGATCGGGGAGCATTCCAGACCAAGGTAGATAGTCAGAACTATCCGCCCGACCTGGAAGAGTTGACCAAGGGAATTGATGTGCAGGGCAAGAAGGTCAGGTTCCTGCGCAAGATTCCCGTAGACCCGATGACAGGCAAAGCGGAATGGGGATTGCACTCGATGCAGGACGATCCCAAGAGTGATTCTTACGGTGGGCAGAGCGTCTTCGACGTCTACTCAAAATCCACGGGAACGGCACTGGACGGGACCAAATATTCGGATTGGTAG
- the smpB gene encoding SsrA-binding protein SmpB yields the protein MSRQTSYTIAAAVKPTTKAAKPRDPVASGERDAAHNRSASYNYFLVEKIEAGVALRGTEVKSIREGQANLKDAYGLIKDGEAFLLNVHIGPYSHGNIQNHDALRTRKLLMHKEEVRKLLIKTQVKGHTLIPVRLYFRNGRVKCELAVAKGKQEWDKRETEKRREADRESRTAINENKHKMGR from the coding sequence ATGTCGCGCCAGACAAGTTACACGATCGCCGCCGCGGTCAAACCGACCACCAAAGCCGCCAAGCCACGCGACCCCGTCGCCAGCGGCGAGCGGGATGCTGCGCATAACCGCAGCGCCAGCTACAACTACTTTCTGGTGGAAAAAATCGAAGCAGGCGTCGCCCTGCGCGGGACCGAGGTCAAGTCCATCCGGGAGGGACAGGCCAACCTGAAAGACGCTTACGGCCTCATTAAGGATGGCGAAGCGTTTCTGCTTAACGTACATATCGGCCCTTACTCCCACGGAAATATCCAGAACCACGACGCGCTGCGGACCCGCAAACTGCTCATGCATAAGGAAGAAGTCCGCAAGCTACTCATCAAGACGCAGGTCAAGGGGCATACGCTCATCCCGGTGCGGCTCTATTTCCGCAATGGGCGCGTGAAATGCGAGCTGGCTGTCGCCAAGGGCAAGCAGGAATGGGACAAGCGAGAAACTGAAAAGCGCCGCGAAGCAGACCGCGAATCCCGCACGGCCATCAACGAAAATAAACACAAGATGGGCCGCTAG
- a CDS encoding YajQ family cyclic di-GMP-binding protein, which produces MAQDNSFDIVSKVEIQEVKNAIDQAVKEIKARFDLKDSKSEVTLEGSDAILLASADEYKLEAVKEILGQKLVKRGISLKNLSYGKLEEAMGKSVRQKITLQQGVPIEKAKDIVRIVKDSKLKVQATIQGDSLRITGKDRDSLQSVIALLRGKDLGIDLQFTNYRTN; this is translated from the coding sequence ATGGCGCAGGATAACTCGTTTGATATTGTCAGCAAAGTAGAAATCCAGGAAGTAAAGAACGCCATTGATCAGGCAGTGAAGGAGATCAAGGCGCGGTTCGACCTCAAGGACTCGAAGTCGGAAGTAACGCTGGAAGGTAGCGACGCGATTCTGCTGGCATCGGCGGATGAGTACAAGCTTGAGGCAGTGAAGGAAATTCTCGGGCAGAAGCTGGTCAAGCGCGGCATTTCGCTAAAGAACCTGAGCTACGGCAAGCTGGAAGAGGCGATGGGGAAGAGTGTTCGCCAGAAGATTACCTTGCAGCAAGGTGTGCCGATCGAGAAAGCCAAGGACATTGTCCGCATTGTGAAGGACTCGAAGCTGAAGGTGCAGGCAACGATCCAGGGTGATTCTCTGCGGATCACGGGTAAAGATCGCGATTCTCTGCAATCGGTGATTGCACTTTTGCGTGGTAAAGATTTAGGCATCGATTTGCAGTTCACCAACTACCGGACGAATTGA
- a CDS encoding cohesin domain-containing protein, producing the protein MNRLAIPHKVYRIAAVSLVASTLVLSTISVPVAAAESAKALFNRGQADEAKEDYDGAYEAFKKAYARKPDDLRYRTAFYRLRQIASSDHVTKGRKLLAQGNDNGALEEFLRASSIDPGNEAAIQEVSHLRAHQALLLPKGESSENPTEASPMEDIASPVELKPVSNDPLTLRYSEDAKVVYQAIGKAAGINILFDPDYNSKHVQVDLTNVSLMDALHIVGTMSNTFWRPVTTNTIFVAANSPTKHRDLEEQAVQTFYLSNAWQPNDLNDVQTALRNVLASTTIKIFGVPSQNAIVVRATPDELMMAQKVINDLDKARPEVVVDVAIMEVDKDKLRNIGLSWPGSIGFQLQPPSTSGTSTTTTNADGSTSSTTGSLTLNNLANLNANDFAVTVSAATANLLLTDSEGKILQNPRIRATDGQKATMKIGQRIPIATGSYQTGAATAITSSLVNTQFQYIDVGVNIEMTPTVHYDHDITLKLKIEDSSEANNVTISGVTEPIIAQKTSEQTIRLREGEATVLAGILNKQDLVSTTGIPGLSELPLLKYVFGSKSHEVIDDEIVFVLVPHIVREQEISPLNRRMIDVGTGQTIDLRRVSSTSIAPGSGNPAAKPAAGRPRTSVGGGIGPLTGQTAEAALPSALAQLRKGIDGDVPGKDVAATPATTPVPTPGATPAPAAAVAAAGPPVNFVLQPSSAPLAAGSVFPVQVMLNGAHDVSSAPLQIKYDATKLTLLNVDSGDLLGKDGQAVALVHRDDGPGMITVVASRPPGVPGITGSGSVCVLSFQAKVAGETDLTFARPSALDSAQHQIPTTAQNAHIVVK; encoded by the coding sequence ATGAACCGCCTCGCTATCCCGCACAAAGTTTACCGAATCGCTGCTGTAAGTCTTGTGGCGTCCACATTGGTACTTAGTACCATTTCGGTCCCTGTCGCAGCAGCGGAGTCCGCGAAAGCCCTTTTTAACCGCGGCCAGGCTGACGAAGCCAAAGAGGACTACGACGGCGCTTACGAGGCCTTCAAGAAGGCATATGCCAGGAAGCCGGACGATCTCCGTTACCGCACGGCCTTTTATCGGCTGCGGCAGATTGCCTCATCCGATCATGTGACGAAGGGTCGCAAGCTTCTCGCCCAGGGAAATGACAATGGTGCTTTGGAAGAGTTCCTTCGCGCCTCGTCGATCGACCCGGGTAACGAGGCGGCTATCCAGGAAGTCTCCCACCTGCGCGCGCATCAGGCGCTGCTGCTTCCCAAGGGTGAGAGCAGCGAAAATCCGACAGAAGCTTCTCCGATGGAGGACATCGCTTCTCCGGTAGAGCTCAAGCCAGTCTCGAATGATCCGTTGACGCTGCGCTATTCGGAAGACGCCAAGGTTGTTTACCAGGCGATTGGCAAGGCCGCGGGCATCAACATTCTCTTTGACCCGGACTATAACTCCAAGCACGTCCAGGTCGATCTCACCAACGTATCCCTCATGGATGCTCTGCACATCGTGGGTACGATGTCCAACACCTTCTGGCGACCGGTGACGACGAACACTATTTTTGTTGCCGCCAATAGCCCCACAAAACACCGGGATTTGGAAGAGCAGGCCGTACAGACGTTTTATCTCTCCAACGCGTGGCAGCCAAATGATCTGAACGATGTGCAGACCGCTCTGCGCAATGTGCTGGCCAGCACGACGATCAAAATCTTCGGCGTACCCAGCCAGAATGCCATTGTGGTACGTGCTACTCCGGATGAATTGATGATGGCGCAAAAGGTCATCAACGATCTCGACAAGGCGCGGCCAGAGGTTGTAGTGGATGTCGCGATCATGGAAGTGGATAAGGACAAGCTGCGCAATATCGGCTTGAGCTGGCCGGGCAGTATTGGCTTCCAGTTGCAGCCTCCGAGCACCTCCGGTACCTCGACTACAACCACGAATGCGGATGGAAGTACTTCCAGCACGACCGGGTCGCTCACCCTGAACAATCTGGCAAATCTCAACGCCAACGATTTTGCCGTGACTGTCAGCGCGGCTACAGCCAACCTGCTGTTGACGGATTCGGAAGGCAAGATCCTGCAGAATCCCCGCATTCGTGCGACGGACGGGCAGAAGGCGACAATGAAGATCGGTCAGCGTATCCCGATTGCGACTGGTTCGTATCAGACGGGTGCGGCGACGGCTATTACCAGCTCGCTTGTGAACACGCAGTTCCAGTACATCGACGTCGGCGTAAATATCGAGATGACGCCTACGGTTCACTATGACCATGACATCACCCTCAAGTTGAAGATCGAGGACAGCTCTGAGGCCAATAACGTGACCATTAGCGGTGTCACCGAGCCGATCATTGCCCAGAAAACCTCGGAGCAGACAATCCGGTTGCGTGAGGGTGAGGCAACTGTTCTGGCTGGCATTCTCAACAAGCAGGATCTTGTCAGCACAACTGGAATTCCTGGATTGAGCGAACTTCCGCTGCTCAAGTATGTATTCGGCTCCAAGTCGCACGAAGTTATCGACGATGAGATTGTCTTCGTACTGGTTCCGCACATTGTTCGCGAGCAGGAGATCTCCCCGCTGAACCGTCGCATGATTGATGTTGGCACGGGGCAGACGATTGATCTGCGGCGTGTTTCCAGCACCTCCATCGCACCGGGTAGCGGCAATCCTGCGGCGAAACCGGCTGCAGGCCGTCCGCGTACATCGGTTGGCGGAGGCATTGGTCCTCTGACCGGTCAAACGGCTGAGGCTGCATTGCCCTCAGCGTTAGCCCAGCTTCGCAAGGGAATCGACGGAGATGTGCCAGGCAAAGATGTAGCAGCAACTCCGGCTACAACTCCAGTTCCGACTCCCGGCGCAACCCCGGCACCGGCTGCTGCCGTCGCTGCTGCGGGACCACCGGTTAACTTCGTTCTGCAGCCCTCGTCGGCACCTCTGGCGGCTGGCTCGGTCTTCCCAGTCCAGGTGATGCTCAACGGTGCGCATGATGTTTCTTCGGCTCCGTTGCAGATCAAGTACGACGCCACCAAGCTGACGCTGCTCAACGTAGACTCAGGCGATCTGCTTGGCAAAGATGGGCAGGCAGTTGCCTTAGTCCATCGCGACGATGGTCCGGGCATGATCACCGTGGTTGCTTCCAGGCCTCCGGGAGTGCCTGGCATTACAGGATCGGGTTCGGTCTGCGTGCTCAGCTTCCAGGCCAAGGTAGCTGGTGAAACCGACCTGACGTTTGCGCGTCCAAGTGCGCTCGACTCGGCACAACACCAGATTCCGACGACCGCGCAGAATGCTCACATCGTGGTGAAGTAG
- a CDS encoding TatD family hydrolase: MLVDSHAHLDSSRYEGELAEVLHRAWEAGVGTILAIGIGEGPAQMHQALDICRQFNAQSPAQPIEPMQSMGSMEPKALKVPKLYASAGIYPHNTHEADDAALAKLDQLLAEPEVIACGEIGLDYYHEGTDHSVQKRVFIRQMEIATARKRPILIHCRPKDGDDTCWDDTLALLGEHWGSTGIGGILHCFSGDWSQAQRAMDLGFLISFAGQITYPKAQALRDVAIQVPLERLLVETDAPFLAPLPNRGKRNEPAWVAETARALAVLHGLGVEEMADITTKNFQRLFRLS; encoded by the coding sequence TTGCTGGTAGATTCTCACGCGCATCTGGATAGTTCGCGGTACGAGGGCGAGCTTGCGGAGGTCTTGCACCGCGCCTGGGAAGCCGGTGTCGGTACTATCCTGGCGATTGGAATTGGTGAAGGCCCCGCGCAGATGCATCAGGCGTTGGACATTTGCCGCCAGTTCAATGCGCAGTCTCCCGCGCAGCCGATAGAGCCGATGCAGTCAATGGGGTCGATGGAGCCCAAGGCTCTGAAGGTGCCAAAGCTCTATGCCAGCGCAGGAATTTATCCGCACAATACCCACGAGGCGGATGATGCGGCACTGGCCAAATTGGACCAGTTACTGGCTGAACCAGAAGTTATTGCCTGCGGCGAAATTGGGCTGGATTATTACCACGAGGGCACCGACCATTCGGTTCAAAAGCGGGTGTTCATTCGCCAGATGGAGATTGCCACAGCGCGTAAGCGCCCCATTCTGATTCACTGCAGGCCAAAGGACGGCGACGATACCTGCTGGGACGATACTCTGGCTCTGCTCGGTGAGCATTGGGGATCGACGGGTATAGGCGGCATTCTCCATTGCTTCTCGGGAGATTGGAGCCAGGCGCAGCGGGCTATGGATCTCGGGTTTCTAATCAGCTTTGCCGGGCAGATTACGTATCCCAAGGCGCAGGCCTTGCGGGATGTCGCGATTCAGGTGCCGTTGGAGCGGCTTCTGGTGGAGACGGATGCTCCGTTTCTGGCTCCACTGCCGAACCGAGGCAAGCGAAATGAGCCTGCCTGGGTGGCTGAGACCGCGCGAGCATTAGCTGTGTTGCATGGGCTGGGCGTGGAAGAAATGGCTGACATCACGACTAAAAATTTTCAGCGGCTGTTTCGCCTGTCCTAA
- a CDS encoding polyprenyl synthetase family protein — MSTLAIATAREVFDLLRPELAAIEIELGRDAVSTVSTITEIAEYLRVGGGKRIRPTLLLLSARCLGYAGSGMIRLGAVVELVHTATLVHDDIIDGADTRRGRPSANTTWGNEKCVLAGDWLYMQAFHIALEERNFKVLDLLISLTQQMVEGELLQIQKLGRAVTEEEYYDLIFRKTACLFAVSMQLGAALANAAPEQEEALANYGRAVGLAFQIVDDVLDLTATEEVLGKPVASDLREGKTTLPVIHSLEHGTALDREILQRVLEDGGFVRASREEVQELLHRNGSVEYAMAAADRYAEAAREALAPIEDSEFKRALLWVPDFVVARDR; from the coding sequence TTGAGCACACTAGCAATAGCGACGGCACGGGAAGTCTTCGATCTGCTGCGTCCGGAACTCGCGGCGATTGAGATTGAACTCGGGCGCGATGCGGTTTCGACCGTCAGTACGATTACAGAAATTGCAGAATATCTACGCGTCGGCGGCGGCAAGCGGATTCGCCCCACTCTGCTGCTGCTTTCGGCGCGATGCCTGGGCTATGCGGGCTCAGGAATGATTCGTCTGGGAGCGGTGGTTGAGCTGGTACACACAGCGACCCTGGTACACGACGATATTATCGATGGCGCAGATACGCGTCGCGGTCGGCCCTCTGCAAACACCACCTGGGGCAATGAAAAATGCGTACTGGCGGGCGACTGGCTCTACATGCAGGCCTTCCACATCGCGCTGGAAGAACGTAATTTCAAAGTTCTCGATCTGTTAATCAGCCTCACTCAGCAAATGGTTGAGGGCGAGCTGCTGCAGATTCAAAAGCTGGGCCGCGCGGTTACCGAAGAGGAATATTACGACCTCATCTTCCGCAAGACAGCCTGCCTGTTTGCGGTTTCGATGCAGCTTGGCGCAGCGCTGGCCAATGCTGCTCCAGAGCAGGAAGAAGCGCTCGCCAACTACGGACGCGCTGTCGGTCTGGCCTTCCAGATTGTAGACGATGTGCTGGATCTTACCGCGACCGAAGAGGTGCTTGGCAAGCCAGTCGCCAGTGATCTGCGCGAAGGCAAGACGACTCTTCCCGTGATCCATTCTCTCGAACATGGAACAGCTCTCGATCGCGAGATTCTTCAGCGTGTGCTGGAGGATGGCGGATTTGTCCGTGCAAGCCGCGAAGAAGTGCAGGAGCTGCTGCATCGCAACGGTTCGGTGGAGTATGCAATGGCTGCGGCGGATCGCTATGCAGAGGCTGCCCGTGAAGCGCTTGCTCCGATTGAAGACTCCGAATTCAAACGCGCCCTGCTTTGGGTGCCGGATTTCGTAGTCGCACGGGATCGATAG
- the metG gene encoding methionine--tRNA ligase yields the protein MSTNPSGHFYITTPIYYVNARPHLGHAYSTIVCDAIARRKRSQGIPTWFLTGTDEHGQKIERSAAKAGKTPAEFAAAISGEFRSLWDRMGLTYDDFIRTTEDRHKRGVQKLFSALRDRGYIYKGSYTGQYCVSDEAFVEVAPGAPCPDCGRITETISEENYFFKLSAFESRLLEYYEAHPEFIQPEARRNEVIAFVRSGLKDLSVSRTSFTWGIPVPGDEKHVIYVWMDALANYMTALGYGADSAEQKALFDQFWPADVHLVGKEIIRFHCVYWPAFLMAAGLPVPKAVVANGWLLFDKAKMSKSVGNIVRAETVLEVLGADALRYFLLREISFGHDGNFTFEALVQRYNGDLANGYGNLVSRVVNMVHKYFGGVVPETGVPCPAEDAVGADAARTIAEFNVQFEAMDFSRALETLWSLVAAVDGYLTASAPWKKKSDVGEEEFAAMQARVLATAAEAIRIITGLVYPILPESAGKVWRQLGLGEIEEAARGGQLSSLAWGGLQAGTKFLEPSPLFPRAEKDAVERMQNLENENTLSAVAAVSGINPDAPDAPNTQDAPEKSRPSDSPVIHELDVPHCGTQEAPIPAPIAEPEVPVAPSLVPPAPKQETAPVLEGAHEGIAQIGIEDFIKVELRVAQILVAERVPKADKLLRLEVDLGYEKRQILAGIAQYYEPEKLIGRKVVIVANLAPRKLRGLESNGMVVAASLGDQGAPVLAGFLEDVPVGARLK from the coding sequence ATGTCGACAAATCCCAGCGGCCATTTTTACATCACGACGCCGATCTATTACGTGAATGCGCGGCCGCATCTCGGTCACGCTTATTCGACTATCGTGTGTGACGCGATTGCGCGCCGCAAGCGGAGCCAGGGCATCCCTACGTGGTTTTTGACGGGCACGGATGAGCATGGCCAGAAGATCGAGCGCTCTGCGGCGAAGGCGGGGAAGACTCCCGCGGAGTTTGCGGCGGCGATCTCGGGTGAGTTTCGTTCCCTGTGGGACCGGATGGGTCTGACGTATGACGACTTCATTCGCACCACGGAAGATCGTCACAAGCGCGGTGTGCAGAAGTTGTTCAGCGCTCTGCGCGACAGGGGTTACATCTACAAGGGGTCCTACACTGGCCAGTATTGCGTGTCAGACGAAGCCTTTGTCGAGGTCGCTCCGGGTGCGCCTTGTCCCGATTGCGGGCGTATTACAGAGACCATCAGCGAAGAGAATTACTTCTTCAAGCTGTCGGCGTTTGAGAGCAGGCTGCTGGAGTATTACGAGGCACATCCTGAATTCATTCAGCCTGAGGCTCGGCGCAATGAAGTGATTGCGTTTGTGCGCAGTGGGTTAAAGGATCTTTCAGTGAGCCGGACCAGTTTTACATGGGGCATTCCGGTGCCAGGCGATGAAAAGCATGTCATCTATGTCTGGATGGATGCGCTCGCGAACTACATGACTGCTCTGGGCTACGGAGCAGACTCAGCAGAGCAGAAAGCCCTCTTCGATCAATTCTGGCCGGCGGATGTGCATCTTGTCGGCAAGGAAATCATTCGCTTTCATTGCGTGTACTGGCCTGCGTTTTTGATGGCCGCTGGGTTGCCTGTGCCGAAGGCGGTCGTGGCGAATGGCTGGCTGCTCTTTGACAAAGCCAAGATGTCGAAGTCAGTCGGCAATATCGTTCGTGCGGAGACGGTGCTTGAGGTGTTGGGAGCGGACGCACTGCGCTACTTTCTGCTGCGGGAGATCAGCTTCGGACACGATGGCAATTTTACGTTTGAGGCGCTGGTGCAGCGGTACAACGGCGATCTAGCCAACGGGTATGGCAACCTGGTGAGCCGCGTGGTGAATATGGTGCACAAGTACTTTGGCGGAGTTGTGCCTGAAACAGGTGTGCCGTGTCCTGCAGAGGATGCGGTCGGCGCTGACGCGGCGCGGACGATTGCCGAATTCAACGTGCAGTTTGAAGCGATGGATTTTTCGCGGGCGCTGGAGACGTTATGGTCGCTGGTCGCTGCGGTGGATGGCTATCTGACGGCGAGCGCTCCTTGGAAGAAGAAGTCGGATGTCGGCGAAGAAGAGTTTGCGGCGATGCAGGCGCGGGTACTGGCAACCGCAGCAGAGGCAATTCGCATCATTACAGGGTTGGTGTATCCGATCCTGCCGGAATCGGCTGGGAAGGTCTGGCGGCAACTGGGATTGGGCGAGATTGAAGAGGCTGCCAGGGGCGGCCAGTTGAGTTCGTTAGCATGGGGCGGATTGCAGGCGGGTACGAAGTTTCTTGAGCCTTCGCCGCTGTTCCCCCGTGCAGAAAAGGATGCGGTTGAGCGTATGCAGAATCTTGAGAATGAAAATACGTTGAGTGCTGTGGCTGCGGTGAGCGGCATCAATCCAGATGCACCGGATGCTCCAAACACACAGGATGCTCCCGAAAAGTCTCGTCCGAGTGATTCGCCGGTCATCCACGAGTTGGATGTGCCGCACTGCGGCACGCAAGAGGCTCCAATCCCCGCACCGATTGCGGAGCCGGAAGTTCCAGTTGCTCCCTCTCTTGTGCCCCCGGCACCGAAGCAGGAAACAGCGCCAGTGCTGGAGGGTGCGCACGAGGGCATTGCCCAGATTGGCATTGAGGATTTCATCAAGGTTGAGTTGAGAGTGGCGCAGATTCTGGTTGCAGAGCGTGTGCCCAAGGCGGACAAGCTGCTGCGCCTGGAGGTCGATCTGGGCTATGAGAAGCGGCAGATTCTGGCAGGTATTGCCCAGTATTACGAGCCGGAAAAGCTGATAGGCCGCAAGGTAGTGATCGTCGCCAATCTCGCTCCGCGCAAGCTGCGCGGGCTGGAGTCGAATGGCATGGTCGTCGCTGCTTCGCTGGGCGATCAGGGCGCGCCGGTGCTGGCTGGATTTTTGGAAGACGTTCCGGTCGGGGCGCGGCTGAAATAA